Below is a window of Solanum stenotomum isolate F172 chromosome 7, ASM1918654v1, whole genome shotgun sequence DNA.
attcatttttttaaagatgattatgaaatataatattcaaatcaGTATAttagtgaagaaaaaaaaaatcaaatcatattattttttaatattgatgatagtgtattaaatataatataatgaaattaaaataaagaaaacaaatgtaATACTATCCCCAACAAATTTTGTGTTATGATATTAacgaatatttttttgtgtgtgtttgattttAGAATTGGATGATTtgtatataatagaaataaataaatgttaacttattttcaagttcaagacTAGAAAATCATTGTTAAACTGTATCCAAAAATATcttatgaaattaaaatttgtataatttaattttaaatgtaatggaaaagaaaagagaaaggatgacaaaaaagatgaagaaaaatgaacaaagaaaGAGTGAATTAGGAAGAATTACAAGAAGACCAAGTTAGATTGTAATGAGTCCCACATTATAAAGTCCATTGAATAATTTCCTTCACACAACTAATAATAATTGTAACTcattaaacataataattattgTTCACACgtatttttagaaatttaaaaaataataataataaatatttgactttactttgaaagggaaaaaagttaaattaatcttttttataattcTGGCCGTTTAGCACTTCTCTATCATAATTTCAAAGATGAAGATGGTTTGACTCATTTTTGTCGAGTCTTTTAGGCCTATAATTAAGTCTTTTCTTTCTCCATTTCACCCACTCTAACTCGAAACCCAGAAGTAAAAGTAGTAAAGTAAGAATTGTTTTATTTACATTTTCCAACAAATATCCATTCCCTTGTACTCCGGgaaattgaaagttgaaacaCCAATATTACAAGCAATCTTCTAAAGCAGCTGCAGCAAGTCTTGAAACCAACTTTGATTTGATCATGGAAGAGTAATATCCTATCCTACCTCCCTTTTCTGATTCAttcatttcttcatcttcaagctttattcttcaatttttttttgcagatcTGAGACATACCCAAAAGAATACTTGTCCCCACAACCAAGAAGAGTCACCTCAATGTCATCATCTGTTTCAACAACGAGTGTCCATGTAACTGCCTTGGACGGGCTAGTGAATGTGAACTCACTTTTCACCATTGCAGTCTTTGTGGGTCTCTCTTTAACAACACCTGGACAGAAAAGTCTGGAGGATCGCACAGCCTGCGATGCTGGGATTGATGTAGTTAAGAAGTTGTTGGTTTTTGAGGTGGTGTCATTCAGCTTCTTTCTCTTCTCCTCACTTGTTGCACAGGGCCTCAAATTGGCAATTAATTTGTTGAATAGCAAAGATGTTGATGAGGCTTTTAGGGCTCACATCAATTTGAAGGTGCTCAGGCTTGGAATGATGGCCTCTGCTATTGGATCGGTAATGGGGTGTTTATTCTTGATGCTTTCAATTGTCAATGTCATTCAGATTCGCCTCGGGGTCTTATCTTGTGGAAGTAAATCTGCTATTCATGCTGTCTCCACCTTGCTCGTTCTGGTCACCTCTGCTCTTGTCGTTTATATTTCTACTGCTATATATGCATTTCTGCACTAAAGTGAAAGAGTATCAATTTTGGTAtgttattttttggattttgttcAATGTATAACAACTATTGGGCCTGAAACTCCCAACATATGTGATCTTTGAAACTTTTAATTATAGAGATGATTTAGGTCATTACTGTTTGAATTTATTAGTTCAAATGAATTCCATTATGCCAGTGGTTAAAGGTAGTTCAAGTGAATTTCATTACCAACAAGGATTGTGATGGAGTGATAAGTAATCCTTCATCTTTAATCTGAAGTCTTGGGTTCGAGTTTTCCTGGATACGAAGTCGTCTTTGTTAGGGAGTGCTTTCCTGTCTCTATCAAACGGAATGGAGGGCAGTCTTATTGTGACCATAGTTAGTAGTTTCTTTCAGGTGTCCCTATCAAACGGGATGGAGGGTAGTGTTATTGTGACCATAGTTTCTGTTGTCACATGGGATGGAGGGTGGTCTTATTTGGTAAACCAAAGTTTCTTTTTGGGGTTTGTTAAATGGGATGAGAGTGGTCTTGTAGTAAACATTCCACCAAGTTTCTTTTGAGGTATTATTCACTGGAATGGAGGCTGGTTGTTATGGTAAACTTTGTTCACCTTGAAAAATAGGCAGCTATGAGTAGGATAAATCTTACTTCTTAGATACAGGTAAACAACAGCTGAGTCATTTCTACAACCCCTCTTTTGTAAAGCATTTTTCTATCTCTAAGCAAACGTATTGGCTTGCTTCAACATAAATGGGCATTTGCAGAAcacttttttatgtttaatatatGCTATTTCTGCTCAAGAATACTAACTGGATTGGGTTCTATGTGAGATAGTTGCCTTATCTTGATatcttgtgattttgttttcgtAAAATTTGCTGTATACATTATCCACTACTCCTATGAGTAGTTGACTTGATTCGTTAGTCAACAAGCAGGTAGGTGCATTTCTCTGAATCCAAATTGGGGGAACATCAAAAGTATTGTCCGTTGACATATATCCTCCGTGTGTACCTCCCTAGTAGAACATGTATCAAAACTTCTGCTCAACATGGTTCACATTGAATGAAGATTCTAGTTTGTTCATAATCATCGTATCTGAATTGATCATCAACTATATTGGATATCCTGGTGATCAGGATTGACAAATGAAGTTAGCTTTAAATAAATTACTATGTATTCAATAGGAAAATGATTAGCCAATTCGAGGTCTGGTTGTTAAGGAAGTTCTCTCAAGTATGATGAAAACCTTAAATCCTATGCTAGctttttcataaaatttctgCAGTGTATGCTATATTGTCTTTCACTTAATCAAGCATTCAGAGATTCACCAATAGCTGTATAATCATACATGTGAACTGATTCTAGTTTCCTCATTTAACTAGTTCATATTCAATTCTCAACtcgacataattttttttaaataatagatTTAGTGATGTGCGACTCAAATCTTCTTTCCCTCCACCCCTCAATACCCCTCTCCCTCTTAAAATGAAGAAcgaaaaatgaaaatagtttTAATTTCATGTTGAACATTTTGCAAAATGGAATTTTAGAAAATCCCTTTAAACTAGAGTTCATAATGTCTGTCATTGTGAAAAATGATACAAGGTAGATGCAATGAAAAGTAGGTCATCATTGTTCAACTGAGGAAGTGATTCATTCAATAGGAACCTTCACCAACTACTGATGCGACAATTTAAGCAGGGGTTTCTCTAGAAAACACATGATATTCTTCACTATCCTAGCTCCCTTTTGTGATTCATTTCTTCATGTGGTATATTGTTGCTTCCTGATCCATGGTAAAAAGAGAGAAGCTTGTACAtcattttaattgttgaatGTTTTAGAGCTATATGGAGAATTGTTATGTTGTTTCTAGAGTCAATATTGAGCCTGTGATGGATGATGCAACCTATACAAAGTGAAATATTTATGCCTTTTTTTAGGAGGAACAGAGTAAGTGACCAACGATGATCCTATCCATTTGCCTTGTGGAGGTTGATGGAGAGTGAAGTGGTTTACAAAACATTAGTTGGGGGTTCATTTAACACTTGTAAAAGCATGTCGTGAGGTATTACGacaaataaaacttaaaagagaGTTGTATGAGTAGTAAAGCCACTTTTCTTCTGGTGATGCACGCCGGAAACTTATGGCGGGCTTCCTAGACATGCTTTCTCAGTTTCTCCCCTCCACTTTTTCCGAAACTGGAATGAGCTTATTATTTTCTGGAGATACTTGAAGCCTTGTTTTTGAAGCTTAACATGTATTATTATTCAGTTACAAAGCGTTGGCTGCCTCTAAGCAACTGAACTTGCATCATAGCAAGCTTTATAAGGCAGAACCGTTGAATCTAAAAGTAATCGGTCTCTGTAAAGGCAAACCAAATGTCTCATTTGTCTACATCTTCTCTTTGAGATTAGGAAACAGAGGTCTCGTTCCTTTCATTTGTCTTTTATTATACTAGTTCTGGAAACCTATATTGCACGTTAATCCCAAAATACtagatataaattttgattgcAAATGATATTTTATGCCTTTCAAATCTATTGATATTTACTAAAAAaccatcattttaaaaatagaaagtccatatatttttctaacaaaaagaatatatccttaattataaattgactaaaagtgcataaagtaaaaataactaactgttgtacaaatttaatattcaaatgAGGATTCTAAAATACCACATGCTAGGTTAATGTATACAAAACTACAAACCACGgtaaattttcaataataataacaacaaaataatagaaagttatacaataacaacaaacataaacattaaacaaaacaaataaaagagataacaGAAGAGAGCATAGagattttcacattttttctcAACTGTTTTAAGTGTGTAGAATGTcactatttataaatttatagaATAAGATTGAGGAACACAAAGAGTTGTCATTAATATGACATTAATCCCTTTGAGATTATGGACGAGAGGTGGGAGTAAAAACGATGATGAATATAATTAGTGGAAGTTACATATATTTACACAATGAAGAGTTAGTggtaataaaatttatgtaatgtACTTCACATTAATataaatctatatctatatataataaagttgGATATGAAAATGGTGACGTCGCGCTCTCTAAGGgttaaagattttatttatcctttttgtgatttttatggcctttttctctcatttctttcaattattttattttataaaatcgtCTCCTTAATTTTACTCTTAATTAATATTAGTAATGTCCATAACTCGTAaactttcatattcataaccctcaaataatttaatatacaaattttatgacACCTTAAAATCACTCATAGAAAAACCTATTTGGAAACATAtatgatgattattttattttcatttctccTTATTCGCTCTTCATCTTTTGTACTTTTAGTTGGTTAATTTTTTGTCCTCTTTAATCTGATTTTGTAGGAGAGATCTATAATGAAGATTGTTAGAAATTCTTACTTAGTTCGATTATATGAAGTAAAATTATTTGGTATgtctaatataataatttttttctttgttgcaATTAtacatttagtttttttttttttttttttggattctaGATAATATGaatcatgatttttttagaaaaaacaatCTGATTTTTTCTTTGCTTCTCTTTGTACTTTctagagattttttttcttctctcatAACTTCtagaaaatttaattatttttgctcTTTGCTTCTCTTTGTAGTTTCTGgagaattaatttatgttagGTTGATAACAAGGTTTTCTTTCATCTTTTAACTCATAACTAAACattctttaaagtttttatttgattagttaacttcatttttatgtttctttttgTTAACTAATTGTGTTTTCAGGTTAGGatactttttaaaacaaaagcACAAAAGGATGCCAACATATACATGTATACTACTCAAgaaatcatgtatatataattttgtagttATGTGGAttactttttaataattataatgatAGAACACGAGAATGTAATGttaatttgtaattttcaaaatattgtttAATTCATAGAAAAGTTGTTTATTGTATGGAACTTTagtcttcattttttattattattagaggATCTCAAGTTTTTGAGATTTTCAGAGATCACTACTACAATCTGGGATCTGAACTCGAAATTCAAAAGTATTTGGtaaggataaaaataatttagtaatgttgttttctctcaatttattttctttaccaACACAGAAATTatctaaataaaagaaaagtgataTTTGTAGCACCTCTCTTTGGCCAAgaattctatttatcttttttttcttatttgtttgacaaagtttcctatttatttatttattattatacaaaaatGAGTGTGTCAATGATATATGTAGGCATTATGGTCATTTTTGGATATAATTAAGCTTTTAAGCCTCAAATCACCATTTTTCTATTCTTCTCCTATATTCCCCCAAATTCACTCCCCAAATTCTCTCAAgactaaggaagaagaagaagaactaaGGTTCATGCAAGTCTCCAATCCTCCATCCTTTTTGGGCTTAAAGTATCAAGGTATGTGGATATTTACCCATGAAATCCATTCTTCCATGGGGTCCCAAGGTTTCCAATGTCTCAATCTCAATTCAATTgtttaagttagggtttcaattcaATCCTTCTGGGTTTTATTCAATTGTGATTGATTAGTGTTAAATAAGTCTTCTAATGCATGATTCAATGTTAATACATGgtatttagttgaaattatgTTGATCGATgcttaaattatgatttttcaaCTATGAACCTATGATGAACTCATGAacatatgaatttatgaagatatgcatgctTATATGAAATTATTGTAAATGAATTGGGAATGCTTTGAAATGAAAGTATCAATGTTATTGTGAAAGTTTTACTCAAATGTAATTATGATAACTTCAaccgaccataactttcagtacatgatagtttaggtgtcccataagatatcaaatgaaaggtcttggaatcctcttttcaacgccaccgagtttgctaagttcgagttcggatgagagagatatgcccatttgaaatCTGCTTgtcagttaaggaaagttacccgaaattatgaggggtattttggtcttttccttatcccttcggattaaaacatttttagtaaggttttagggatctaaactgatttggttcagttttcacAATCCTATTTATGCTTAGGAttttagaagagagttcaagaaaagaaaatgaggaGAAAAGAGGGAAGGTTCAAGGCTTCATAAAAGATTTCT
It encodes the following:
- the LOC125871031 gene encoding uncharacterized protein LOC125871031 — its product is MEESETYPKEYLSPQPRRVTSMSSSVSTTSVHVTALDGLVNVNSLFTIAVFVGLSLTTPGQKSLEDRTACDAGIDVVKKLLVFEVVSFSFFLFSSLVAQGLKLAINLLNSKDVDEAFRAHINLKVLRLGMMASAIGSVMGCLFLMLSIVNVIQIRLGVLSCGSKSAIHAVSTLLVLVTSALVVYISTAIYAFLH